In Helianthus annuus cultivar XRQ/B chromosome 9, HanXRQr2.0-SUNRISE, whole genome shotgun sequence, the following are encoded in one genomic region:
- the LOC110880196 gene encoding acid phosphatase 1 — protein sequence MGFSLFILIVTIATSVASPIHLLMPHSGSAGLKHADLNCLSWRLAVETDNLKGWSHIPESCVDYVGHYMLGKQYREDCDLVAAEAYEYAKGLNLTGDGKDVWVFDIDETTLSNIPYYARDDVAFGFIPYNSTKFNQWVAEATAPAIPGSLKLYEQLIELGFKVVFLTGSREYLTEPRSRNLKAVGYTQWEKLILKGDNYQGNAVEYKSGKRKELEEAGYRIRGNMGDQWSDLIGTNTGDRTFKVPDPMYYIG from the exons ATGGGTTTCTCACTTTTTATCCTTATCGTAACTATTGCAACCTCAGTTGCATCTCCGATCCACTTGCTAATGCCACATTCCGGCTCCGCGGGTCTCAAACACGCCGATCTCAACTGCTTGAGCTGGCGGCTCGCCGTAGAGACCGACAACCTCAAGGGATGGTCCCATATTCCCGAATCATGTGTAGACTATGTCGGGCATTACATGCTTGGAAAACAATACCGTGAGGATTGTGATCTTGTCGCGGCCGAAGCCTATGAGTATGCCAAAGGCCTTAACCTCACTGGAGACGGCAAAGACGTTTGGGTTTTCGACATCGATGAAACCACACTCTCTAATATCCCCTATTACGCTAGGGATGATGTTGCTTTCGG GTTCATACCATATAATTCGACCAAGTTTAACCAATGGGTGGCAGAAGCAACCGCACCTGCGATACCAGGGTCTCTTAAGCTCTACGAACAACTTATAGAGCTGGGATTTAAGGTCGTGTTTCTCACGGGATCGAGGGAATATTTAACGGAACCTCGTAGCCGAAATCTAAAGGCAGTTGGTTATACTCAGTGGGAAAAGCTCATCCTAAA GGGAGACAATTATCAGGGTAATGCAGTGGAGTACAAATCAGGCAAAAGAAAAGAGTTGGAAGAGGCTGGATACAGGATTAGAGGGAACATGGGTGATCAATGGAGCGATTTGATCGGTACCAACACCGGAGATCGCACCTTCAAGGTGCCCGATCCTATGTACTACATCGGCTAA